One Oryza sativa Japonica Group chromosome 8, ASM3414082v1 DNA window includes the following coding sequences:
- the LOC4344560 gene encoding L-type lectin-domain containing receptor kinase IX.1 — MAAGVLMTKPFMAALACLLVMPSVVATTTVSFNYSSFSNASKNITLQGSAALAGAAAEWIELTKGKGNNLSSGGTMGRMVYTPPVQLWDAATGEVASFTTRFSFNITPKNKSNKGDGMTLLTFFLVSYPSRMPYMGYGGALGLTSQTFDNATAGDRFVAVEFDTYNNSFLDPDATYDHIGIDVNALRSVKTESLPSFILIGNMTAIVDYNSNSSIMSVKLWANGSTTPYNLSSKIDLKSALPEKVAVGFSAATGSSFEQHQLRSWYFNLTLEQKQPTGQHSRGGVVAGATVGAILFIVLLFTMVAILVRRRQRKKMREEEEDDSEGDPIVEIEMGTGPRRFPYHILVNATKSFAAEEKLGQGGFGAVYRGNLRELGIDVAIKRFAKDSSKQGRKEYKSEIKVISRLRHRNLVQLIGWCHGRNELLLVYELVPNRSLDVHLHGNGTFLTWPMRINIVLGLGNALLYLHEEWEQCVVHRDIKPSNVMLDESFNTKLGDFGLARLIDHAIGAQTMTHPSGTPGYVDPECVITGKASAESDVYSFGIVLLEVACGRRPMNLLDDQNNGLFRLVEWVWDLYGQGAVLKAADERLNGDYDATDMECVLVVGLWCAHPDRCARPSIRVAMAVLQSNGPLPMLPTKMPVPTYGPPVASSEGQHSSSTGISSSSLTQTSITPR; from the exons atggccgccggcgtcCTCATGACAAAACCGTTCATGGCTGCTCTAGCCTGCTTGCTCGTCATGCCTAGCGTCGTCGCTACCACTACTGTATCTTTCAACTACTCCAGCTTCAGCAACGCGAGCAAGAACATCACCCTCCAGGGCAgcgcggcgctcgccggcgccgccgccgaatggATCGAGCTCACCAAAGGCAAAGGGAACAACCTGTCGAGCGGCGGCACCATGGGCCGGATGGTGTACACGCCGCCGGTGCAGCTCTGggacgccgccaccggcgaggtTGCCAGCTTCACCACGCGCTTCTCCTTCAACATCACCCCGAAAAACAAGAGCAACAAGGGCGACGGGATGACCTTGTTG ACCTTCTTCCTCGTCAGCTACCCGTCGAGGATGCCGTACATGGGCTACGGCGGCGCCCTCGGCCTCACTAGCCAGACCTTCGAcaacgccaccgccggcgaccggtTCGTCGCCGTCGAGTTCGACACCTACAACAACTCCTTCCTAGACCCCGACGCCACCTACGACCACATCGGCATCGACGTCAACGCCCTCCGGTCAGTGAAGACCGAATCCCTGCCTAGCTTCATCCTCATCGGCAACATGACCGCCATCGTCGACTACAACAGCAATTCGAGCATCATGTCGGTGAAGCTATGGGCAAATGGCTCAACGACGCCTTACAACCTCAGCTCCAAGATTGATCTCAAGAGCGCCTTGCCGGAGAAGGTCGCCGTTGGCTTCTCGGCGGCGACGGGTTCATCCTTTGAGCAGCATCAGCTGCGTTCTTGGTACTTCAACTTGACGTTGGAGCAGAAGCAGCCGACAGGACAACATTCGCGTGGCGGAGTTGTAGCGGGAGCCACCGTCGGTGCAATTCTGTTCATCGTGCTCCTCTTCACCATGGTAGCAATCCTCGTACGACGACGTCAGAGAAAGAAGAtgagggaggaagaggaggacgacTCGGAAGGCGATCCCATCGTGGAGATCGAGATGGGGACGGGGCCGAGGCGGTTCCCATACCACATACTTGTCAACGCGACAAAGAGCTTtgcggcggaggagaagctTGGGCAAGGCGGTTTTGGCGCGGTGTACCGTGGCAATCTGAGAGAGCTCGGCATAGACGTTGCCATAAAAAGGTTCGCCAAAGACTCCTCCAAGCAAGGGAGGAAGGAGTACAAGTCGGAGATCAAGGTGATAAGTCGGCTGCGCCACCGCAATCTCGTGCAGCTCATCGGTTGGTGCCACGGTCGCAATGAGCTCCTCCTCGTGTACGAGCTCGTTCCCAACCGCAGCCTTGATGTCCATCTCCATGGCAATGGTACCTTCCTCACATGGCCAATgag GATCAACATTGTTCTTGGGCTTGGGAATGCACTGCTCTACCTCCATGAGGAGTGGGAGCAATGCGTTGTGCACCGTGACATCAAGCCAAGCAACGTCATGTTGGATGAATCCTTCAATACAAAGCTAGGTGACTTTGGCCTCGCAAGGCTCATTGACCATGCTATTGGAGCACAAACGATGACCCACCCCTCAGGTACACCGGGCTATGTCGACCCTGAATGTGTGATCACAGGCAAAGCAAGTGCTGAATCTGATGTGTACAGTTTTGGCATTGTTCTTCTGGAAGTGGCATGTGGAAGGAGACCAATGAACCTACTGGATGACCAGAATAATGGCCTCTTCCGACTAGTCGAATGGGTATGGGACCTTTACGGCCAGGGAGCCGTTCTCAAAGCGGCCGACGAGCGCCTCAACGGTGACTACGACGCGACAGACATGGAGTGTGTCTTGGTTGTTGGGCTCTGGTGTGCTCACCCAGACCGATGCGCTCGTCCATCTATTAGAGTTGCCATGGCAGTTCTCCAATCCAATGGACCACTACCGATGCTACCAACCAAGATGCCCGTGCCAACATATGGGCCGCCGGTGGCCTCATCAGAGGGCCAGCACTCGTCGTCGACAGGAATATCATCCTCAAGTTTGACACAAACATCAATCACACCTCGTTAG